The following are encoded in a window of Borrelia duttonii Ly genomic DNA:
- a CDS encoding DUF226 domain-containing protein encodes MEHELNILEKKKAKLIPKEEKPLFVKIEEIENRKIYHTKIMMDLYSFGVYTKKRYVFFISLRGLFNQKKIEAFHLFPVREGDKFLGIYYGYRKPIKNVVRKYEENGISKAHSFSKAYYIEFRFKKGSVFCYIKGISRLVKKDKIDTKYCQILIDILTTLEKEVYEYYAKKLPEGGLIEKWIKKNQK; translated from the coding sequence ATGGAGCATGAATTAAATATTTTGGAAAAGAAAAAAGCAAAATTGATACCAAAAGAAGAAAAACCTCTATTTGTTAAAATAGAGGAAATTGAAAATAGAAAGATATATCATACTAAAATCATGATGGACTTGTATTCATTTGGAGTTTATACAAAAAAAAGATATGTATTCTTTATTTCGTTGAGAGGACTTTTTAATCAAAAAAAGATAGAAGCATTTCATTTATTTCCTGTAAGAGAGGGAGATAAATTTTTAGGTATTTATTATGGGTATAGAAAACCAATCAAGAATGTTGTTAGAAAATATGAAGAAAATGGGATTTCAAAGGCACATAGTTTTTCGAAAGCTTACTATATAGAGTTTAGATTTAAAAAAGGTAGTGTTTTTTGTTACATTAAGGGAATATCTCGTTTAGTTAAAAAAGATAAGATAGACACAAAATATTGTCAAATTTTAATTGATATATTGACGACTTTAGAAAAGGAGGTATATGAATATTATGCTAAAAAATTACCAGAAGGAGGTTTAATTGAAAAATGGATAAAAAAAAATCAAAAATAA
- a CDS encoding single-stranded DNA-binding protein, translating to MMIGVLMSDINNITLSGRLVKDSLLSYSSTNLAILNFSIANNIKVKREGEWRDNAQFFNCVLFGKRAETLFHFLSKGKQVVVNGSMRHEYYKNKHSEVNKIKSIIFVEQLRLFGADSKHHNPKVDIPVPPPVPDSACEFNEDIPF from the coding sequence ATGATGATAGGGGTTTTAATGTCTGACATTAATAACATCACATTATCAGGACGCTTAGTTAAAGATTCACTTTTATCTTATAGTAGTACAAATTTAGCTATACTAAATTTTTCTATAGCAAATAATATTAAAGTCAAAAGAGAAGGTGAGTGGAGAGATAATGCACAATTTTTTAATTGTGTATTATTTGGTAAACGAGCCGAAACTCTTTTTCATTTTCTTAGTAAAGGTAAGCAAGTTGTTGTTAATGGATCTATGAGACATGAGTATTATAAGAATAAACATAGTGAAGTTAATAAAATTAAAAGCATTATTTTTGTAGAGCAACTGAGATTGTTTGGTGCAGATAGTAAGCATCATAATCCTAAAGTTGATATTCCTGTTCCTCCTCCTGTTCCTGATTCTGCTTGTGAATTTAATGAAGATATTCCTTTTTAG
- a CDS encoding DUF603 domain-containing protein produces the protein MNKVKKSFDDYIVYFNEGKLSDAQISKEMGVSFANVCKIRRRWEFREINNLEEHPKVTISEETLNNVLIRASEHSAQSSSIKSQLHMARNRLGLEFIASFNIII, from the coding sequence ATGAATAAAGTAAAGAAATCATTTGATGATTATATTGTGTATTTTAATGAAGGGAAGCTTAGTGATGCACAGATTAGTAAAGAGATGGGTGTAAGTTTTGCTAATGTATGTAAAATTAGACGTAGATGGGAGTTTAGAGAAATCAATAATTTAGAAGAACATCCAAAAGTAACAATTAGTGAAGAAACACTAAATAATGTGTTAATTCGTGCATCTGAGCATAGTGCACAATCAAGCAGTATTAAAAGCCAGCTTCATATGGCTAGAAATAGATTAGGATTAGAATTTATTGCTTCATTTAATATTATTATTTAG
- a CDS encoding variable large family protein, which translates to MRGGKMRVRRVVKGIIMRMFVVVMGCNSGGVGGVEEGKNKYLQSLVNVSNEFLNVFTSFGEMVGSVLGLKADSKKSDVGNYFKTVQGTVEGVKTGLNKIVSEMKKEKNPNAEATATAVKTLVENTLDKIIEGAKVASEAIGNAGDPIGNIAPAAAGGGAGVAGFEIDSLVKGIKSIVNVVIRDGNAEAGDANKAEDGKTERTAAGDNEAGKLFASDNAGDSADKAKKVAADAAKAVGAVTGADILQAIVKNGSNAATNATKAKAKDGTIAGAIALRAMTKGGKFANASAADNEGVITSAVKGAAISAVTKALDTLTVAIRKTIDLGLKEVKNVMKINNDTPLASEQSDSGGQNQ; encoded by the coding sequence ATGAGAGGAGGGAAGATGAGAGTAAGAAGAGTAGTAAAAGGAATAATAATGAGGATGTTTGTGGTAGTGATGGGATGTAATAGTGGAGGAGTAGGAGGAGTAGAGGAAGGGAAGAATAAATATTTGCAGTCATTAGTTAATGTAAGTAATGAATTTTTGAATGTTTTCACATCATTTGGGGAAATGGTAGGGAGTGTGTTGGGATTGAAGGCGGATTCTAAGAAGTCAGATGTTGGGAATTATTTTAAGACAGTACAGGGTACAGTAGAGGGAGTTAAAACAGGACTTAATAAAATTGTTAGTGAGATGAAGAAAGAAAAGAATCCAAATGCTGAGGCTACTGCTACTGCCGTGAAAACATTGGTTGAGAATACACTTGATAAGATAATAGAGGGAGCAAAGGTAGCAAGTGAGGCAATTGGTAATGCTGGTGATCCAATTGGTAATATAGCTCCTGCTGCTGCTGGTGGTGGTGCAGGAGTTGCTGGGTTTGAAATTGATAGTCTAGTCAAGGGGATTAAGAGTATTGTAAATGTAGTAATTAGGGATGGAAATGCAGAGGCTGGGGATGCTAATAAAGCTGAAGATGGTAAGACTGAAAGAACTGCTGCTGGTGATAATGAAGCAGGTAAATTGTTTGCTTCAGATAATGCTGGTGATTCTGCTGACAAGGCTAAGAAAGTAGCGGCTGATGCAGCAAAAGCAGTTGGAGCAGTAACCGGTGCTGATATATTACAAGCTATAGTTAAAAATGGTTCTAATGCAGCTACTAATGCTACTAAGGCTAAAGCTAAAGATGGCACTATAGCAGGAGCTATAGCATTGAGAGCAATGACAAAAGGTGGTAAATTTGCTAATGCTAGTGCTGCTGATAATGAAGGAGTTATTACTTCTGCAGTTAAAGGAGCAGCAATAAGTGCGGTAACTAAGGCATTAGACACATTAACAGTAGCAATAAGAAAAACAATAGATTTGGGACTTAAGGAAGTAAAAAACGTAATGAAAATTAATAATGATACTCCTTTGGCATCTGAGCAGAGTGATTCTGGTGGGCAAAATCAATAG
- a CDS encoding Mlp family lipoprotein, whose translation MNKLNILFLIIILLLNNCKQSSSNTQNKEDKHKKDLTEEQLKEKQKNPETLLKEKLSDDQKKALEFLKEALNNESTFNEFLKLDISKINPILDHIHSEVKLCTGDKANSKDQFKTLIKGYFNNQIDDDKLNKFQDEVKSMCNQ comes from the coding sequence ATGAATAAACTCAATATATTATTTTTAATAATTATTCTATTGTTAAACAATTGTAAACAATCTAGTTCCAATACACAAAATAAAGAAGACAAACATAAAAAGGATTTAACCGAAGAACAGCTAAAAGAAAAACAAAAAAATCCAGAAACGCTTTTAAAAGAAAAACTAAGTGACGATCAAAAAAAAGCATTAGAATTTCTAAAAGAAGCTCTAAATAATGAATCTACTTTTAATGAATTTTTAAAACTAGACATATCTAAGATAAATCCTATCCTTGATCATATACATAGTGAAGTTAAACTATGTACAGGAGATAAAGCTAATAGCAAAGATCAATTTAAAACCCTAATAAAAGGATATTTCAATAATCAAATTGATGACGATAAATTAAATAAATTTCAAGATGAGGTAAAAAGTATGTGTAATCAATAA
- a CDS encoding DUF261 domain-containing protein, whose translation MKLQQNDNRFLLEIRRWNCYFLSLHYYIASLTKNKFDFNDINNNYYQFVSLGYMKSNCYILNPCRILSFFGVKRDVRVEDKDYKCLKDEFEISEVRIRNNIGSHFMATNNTEVLHDPLFLKDRGQEYHLKSERIFRKIQLTPHMYLLLKGYMPFLCLLKK comes from the coding sequence ATGAAATTACAACAAAATGATAATAGATTTCTATTAGAGATTAGACGTTGGAATTGTTACTTTTTATCTTTGCATTATTACATAGCATCACTTACAAAGAATAAATTTGACTTTAATGATATTAATAATAATTATTATCAATTTGTTAGTTTAGGTTATATGAAGAGTAATTGTTATATTTTAAATCCATGTAGAATCTTGAGTTTCTTTGGAGTTAAACGAGATGTTCGTGTTGAGGATAAAGATTATAAATGTTTAAAGGATGAATTTGAGATAAGTGAAGTTAGGATCAGGAATAATATTGGGTCCCATTTTATGGCAACAAATAATACAGAAGTTTTACATGATCCTCTTTTTCTTAAAGATAGAGGACAAGAATATCATTTAAAATCTGAGCGTATATTTAGAAAAATACAACTTACTCCACATATGTATTTATTGTTAAAAGGCTATATGCCTTTTTTATGCTTACTAAAAAAATAG
- a CDS encoding DUF603 domain-containing protein, giving the protein MHKISKEMGVSRANVCKMRRRWESRESNNLEEHPKVTISEETLNNVLIRASEHSAQSSSIKSQLHMVRNRLGLEFIASFIVI; this is encoded by the coding sequence ATGCACAAGATTAGTAAAGAGATGGGTGTAAGTCGTGCTAATGTATGTAAAATGAGGCGTAGATGGGAGTCTAGAGAAAGCAATAATTTAGAAGAACATCCAAAAGTAACAATTAGTGAAGAAACACTAAATAATGTGTTAATTCGTGCATCTGAGCATAGTGCACAATCAAGCAGTATTAAAAGCCAGCTTCATATGGTTAGAAATAGATTGGGATTAGAATTTATTGCATCATTTATAGTTATTTAG
- a CDS encoding chromosome replication/partitioning protein, translated as MNIHLNKRNLSSESDTMVRYKSLKSQLAINFKSEVCSRLETMRILKEIKDNKYYELDGYKNFEDFTKNYKLAKTQAYDYLKIANAIEEGIIEEEFLVQNGFRQTLFVLRNQESATIKKSKQNPIKPLRFQLKKQESYDFYKSNAKFTSFLMDELFENQKDLLEKLLKKYKELKE; from the coding sequence ATGAATATACATTTAAATAAAAGAAATTTATCTTCTGAAAGTGATACAATGGTTAGATATAAATCGTTAAAATCACAATTGGCTATTAATTTTAAATCTGAGGTTTGTTCTAGATTAGAAACAATGAGAATCTTAAAAGAAATTAAAGATAATAAATATTATGAATTAGATGGATATAAAAATTTTGAAGATTTTACAAAAAATTATAAATTAGCTAAGACACAAGCCTATGATTATTTAAAAATTGCTAATGCTATAGAAGAAGGAATAATTGAAGAAGAGTTTTTAGTACAGAATGGTTTTAGGCAGACGTTATTTGTTTTGCGAAATCAAGAAAGTGCGACAATAAAAAAATCAAAGCAAAACCCAATAAAACCATTGCGATTTCAACTTAAAAAGCAAGAAAGTTATGATTTTTATAAAAGTAATGCTAAATTTACCAGTTTTTTGATGGATGAACTTTTTGAAAATCAAAAAGATTTACTTGAGAAGCTTTTAAAAAAATATAAGGAATTGAAGGAATAA
- a CDS encoding plasmid maintenance protein: MKTIKAIKKLETQCKNKYQHKLIVLISTIDYTNHKYEKYTQGDLLYYFNGNLKRNGQKETTIKTLQKYIYKLGKEFKVTNNYYQHLGINMGTEVYYELKYNKKECHRLINKNFKIKKEKRFQKRVNEHFKSKFNKEGSVEKAESLYNKYNKNKKEEKCTSQIEDFQLRKYANKCNFKTNFFYDLLKLNLEKEVKVELLRKLKNAENAIKRCSIGDIKKKGDKRCVTLKEKQEKLSLVLENVITELKSKGYDSADLEAKMGFIYEKYRNKPHFIIEEEKYGDLSVIVANLKKTVKKTENLKSQYDDLKNNIFSILLDQLRQKVKIEILIPKLKEYLIKQKKLEYKKVFNNQYYYELLDLIENQKEHLKHSEFKEAVT; encoded by the coding sequence ATGAAAACTATAAAAGCTATCAAAAAGCTTGAAACACAATGCAAAAATAAATACCAACACAAACTAATAGTATTAATATCAACAATTGATTATACCAATCACAAATATGAAAAATATACACAAGGTGATCTACTTTATTACTTTAATGGTAACTTAAAACGTAATGGACAGAAAGAAACTACTATCAAAACACTACAAAAATATATATACAAATTAGGCAAAGAATTTAAAGTAACAAATAACTATTATCAACATTTAGGAATCAATATGGGTACTGAAGTTTATTATGAACTCAAATACAACAAAAAAGAATGTCACAGATTAATAAATAAAAATTTCAAAATAAAAAAAGAAAAAAGATTCCAAAAGCGCGTTAATGAACATTTTAAAAGCAAATTCAATAAAGAGGGGAGTGTAGAAAAAGCGGAGTCTTTATATAATAAATATAATAAAAATAAAAAAGAAGAAAAGTGTACAAGTCAAATCGAAGATTTTCAATTAAGGAAATATGCAAACAAATGTAATTTTAAGACGAACTTCTTCTACGATCTTCTTAAACTTAATTTAGAAAAAGAAGTAAAAGTTGAATTGTTGAGGAAATTGAAGAATGCTGAGAATGCAATAAAGAGATGTTCTATTGGGGATATTAAAAAGAAAGGAGATAAAAGATGCGTAACATTGAAAGAGAAACAAGAGAAGCTTTCATTGGTGTTAGAAAATGTAATAACAGAATTAAAAAGTAAAGGGTATGATAGTGCAGATTTAGAAGCCAAGATGGGCTTTATATATGAAAAATATAGAAACAAGCCCCATTTTATTATAGAAGAAGAGAAGTATGGGGATCTGAGCGTCATTGTTGCGAATTTAAAAAAGACGGTTAAAAAAACAGAGAATCTGAAATCACAATATGATGATCTTAAAAATAATATATTTAGCATACTGCTTGATCAATTGAGACAAAAAGTAAAGATAGAAATTCTCATACCAAAATTGAAAGAATATTTAATAAAGCAAAAGAAATTAGAATATAAAAAGGTATTTAATAACCAGTATTATTATGAACTTTTAGATTTGATAGAAAACCAGAAGGAACATTTAAAACACTCTGAATTTAAGGAAGCTGTAACTTAA
- the bdr gene encoding Bdr family repetitive protein yields MEYIQMEPVITRQMVLNELVKVGINKEIADDLSYRYYKNELTTKDLQYLESNFNLKLEILERGLRSDIEKVKDVLDNKIDNVENNLNNKIDTKFTELDNKIDTKFNELDNKIDIIENNLKSDIKELDNKIDKVRDELKSDISLVRKDMEVNKMELDTKIDIKFNELDTKIDKFSSEVKGTFKLHAWMFGTIITINVGIFIALISMLYALFIK; encoded by the coding sequence ATGGAGTATATACAAATGGAACCTGTAATTACTAGGCAGATGGTACTAAATGAGCTTGTAAAAGTGGGTATTAATAAAGAGATTGCAGATGATTTATCTTATAGGTATTATAAAAATGAGCTCACTACTAAAGATCTTCAATATTTAGAAAGTAATTTTAATCTTAAACTGGAAATATTAGAGCGTGGTTTAAGATCTGATATTGAAAAGGTTAAAGATGTCCTTGATAATAAGATAGATAATGTTGAAAATAACTTAAATAACAAAATAGATACTAAATTTACAGAGCTTGATAACAAGATTGATACTAAATTTAATGAACTTGATAACAAAATAGATATTATTGAAAATAACTTAAAATCAGATATTAAAGAACTTGATAACAAAATCGACAAAGTAAGGGACGAATTAAAGTCAGATATTTCTCTTGTAAGAAAAGATATGGAAGTGAACAAAATGGAACTTGATACTAAGATAGATATTAAATTTAATGAACTTGATACTAAGATAGATAAATTTTCATCAGAGGTTAAAGGAACATTTAAATTACATGCTTGGATGTTTGGGACTATTATTACCATTAATGTAGGAATATTTATAGCATTAATATCTATGCTATATGCATTGTTTATAAAGTAA
- a CDS encoding ERF family protein, with the protein MKNNNITKTNIQKTTKINNKNTTMNQKRIDFLKNLKKLIIGLNGVNKNLNGYGYKYQDFNEIVREVKNVIKEYDLDIDFVQYPTTKSVDGNLVDVVTTTFYSSASGYEHSFDTSTHIKELKSIGVKSQNTWPQLVGSAITYFKRYVLVAYLSIESEVDTDASNLDIEQKNNKEQIENNTCNSEDNSTDKPSVDVTKSQSIKSRVQNKQVVNTGYFKSKVKHNVNMNKFKYYQNLLIASRNMYDFLSDKLFSNLSEINNYLESVKVEMILNCLNTLTKIKC; encoded by the coding sequence GTGAAAAACAATAATATTACAAAAACAAATATACAAAAGACAACAAAAATTAATAATAAAAATACAACAATGAATCAAAAGAGAATAGACTTTTTAAAGAACCTTAAAAAGTTGATAATAGGTTTAAATGGTGTAAATAAAAATCTTAATGGCTATGGATATAAATATCAAGATTTCAATGAAATAGTAAGAGAAGTTAAGAATGTTATTAAAGAATATGATCTAGATATTGATTTTGTACAGTATCCAACTACAAAGAGTGTTGATGGTAATTTAGTAGATGTTGTTACAACAACATTTTATAGTTCTGCAAGTGGATATGAACATTCATTTGATACATCAACACATATAAAAGAATTAAAGTCTATTGGTGTGAAAAGTCAAAATACATGGCCGCAGCTTGTGGGGTCTGCAATAACTTATTTCAAACGTTATGTCTTAGTTGCATATTTGTCGATAGAAAGTGAAGTTGATACTGATGCTAGTAATTTAGATATTGAACAAAAGAATAATAAAGAACAAATTGAAAATAATACTTGTAATAGTGAAGATAACAGTACAGACAAACCATCTGTAGATGTAACAAAATCACAATCAATAAAAAGTAGAGTACAAAATAAACAAGTTGTTAATACTGGATATTTTAAATCCAAAGTTAAACATAATGTTAATATGAATAAATTTAAGTATTATCAAAACTTACTAATAGCATCAAGAAATATGTATGACTTTTTAAGTGATAAACTATTTAGTAATTTATCAGAAATAAACAATTATCTTGAGTCTGTTAAAGTAGAGATGATTCTAAATTGCTTGAATACTTTAACAAAAATAAAATGTTAA
- a CDS encoding Vsp/OspC family lipoprotein produces MMVMMGCNSGGGIKEGGEEGQVKKGDGSVIDLKGVSKRIKDAVEFAGKVKEVHVLVKSVDELAKAIGKKIDANGSLADEAGQNGSLIAGVHSVISAVNTKLKGLETTDNISDELKGKIVAVETEGKAFLDKLKSGNAELGKKDASDDDTKKAIDRIGKTDGDKGVAELIKLNTAIDALLKLAIDAIEASIGELTVKSAVSNN; encoded by the coding sequence ATGATGGTGATGATGGGATGTAATAGTGGAGGAGGAATAAAGGAAGGAGGAGAAGAGGGACAAGTAAAGAAGGGAGATGGGAGTGTAATAGATTTAAAGGGAGTAAGTAAAAGGATAAAGGATGCGGTGGAGTTTGCAGGGAAAGTAAAGGAAGTGCATGTTTTAGTTAAGTCGGTTGATGAGTTGGCTAAAGCTATAGGCAAAAAGATTGATGCTAATGGTAGTCTTGCTGATGAAGCTGGTCAAAATGGATCGTTAATTGCAGGAGTGCATAGTGTGATATCAGCTGTAAACACTAAGTTAAAAGGATTAGAAACAACAGATAACATTTCTGATGAATTGAAAGGAAAGATTGTTGCTGTTGAAACAGAAGGTAAGGCATTCTTGGATAAGTTGAAAAGTGGTAATGCTGAACTTGGTAAAAAAGATGCTTCTGATGATGATACAAAGAAAGCTATAGATAGAATTGGTAAAACGGATGGTGATAAAGGAGTTGCTGAATTGATTAAGCTTAATACGGCGATCGATGCATTGTTAAAGCTTGCTATAGATGCAATAGAAGCATCAATAGGAGAACTTACGGTTAAGTCTGCTGTGTCAAATAACTGA
- a CDS encoding ParA family protein: MDKKKSKIIAIASLKGGVGKSTTGIIFATLLSKESKVLLIDIDTQASITSYFFNKIQEQNVNLESFNIYEVLREEPLEIRDAIINVNVNLDLIPSYLSLHKFNQEAISFKELRLKKRLEPIQDNYDYILIDTPPSLDFTLTNALVSSQYVLVPITAEKWAVESLDLLEFYSKKIGVDIPIFIFVTRFKKNNTHKHLLDILQLRSDFLGIISEREDLNRRIAENDIFDFNKDYINEYQGVLAYFLNKMKVTLSYGWKI; the protein is encoded by the coding sequence ATGGATAAAAAAAAATCAAAAATAATTGCGATTGCAAGTCTTAAAGGAGGTGTTGGCAAAAGTACTACAGGTATAATATTCGCAACTCTTTTATCAAAAGAAAGCAAAGTTCTCTTAATAGATATAGATACACAAGCATCAATAACAAGTTATTTTTTTAATAAAATTCAAGAACAAAATGTAAATTTAGAAAGCTTTAATATATATGAGGTTTTAAGAGAAGAGCCTTTAGAAATAAGAGATGCTATTATAAATGTTAATGTTAATTTGGATTTAATACCTAGTTATTTAAGTTTACATAAGTTTAATCAAGAGGCAATTTCATTTAAAGAATTAAGGTTAAAAAAAAGGTTAGAGCCTATACAGGATAATTACGATTATATTTTAATTGATACTCCTCCTAGTTTAGACTTTACTTTAACAAATGCTTTGGTGAGTAGTCAATATGTATTAGTTCCAATAACAGCCGAAAAATGGGCAGTTGAGAGTTTAGATCTGTTAGAATTTTATTCAAAAAAGATAGGAGTTGATATACCTATTTTTATATTCGTAACAAGATTTAAAAAGAATAATACTCATAAACATTTACTTGATATTTTACAATTAAGGAGTGATTTTTTGGGTATTATATCTGAAAGAGAGGATTTAAACAGAAGAATAGCAGAAAATGATATATTTGATTTTAATAAAGATTATATCAATGAGTATCAAGGTGTTCTTGCATATTTTTTGAATAAAATGAAAGTTACACTATCTTACGGGTGGAAAATATGA
- a CDS encoding Mlp family lipoprotein encodes MHKYLKHLLIYSLVLIYSCTDEVKVQERTGLAPTTETPQANENKKYNAIINGFNKKIEILRKRIKNNSLDKIPTSVQEHKDRITAYEQFISWIEKNPDKKKELDKACTEAYNLLEKRRKNNAPEKTLAEYISDAIDCKENPSCKDTKKYGTKSNQINRLFGLNSVSIFSSNNNKEIFDKFKQINISPIKDDF; translated from the coding sequence ATGCATAAATATCTAAAACATTTACTAATTTACAGTTTAGTACTAATTTATTCTTGTACAGATGAAGTAAAAGTACAAGAAAGAACAGGTTTAGCACCAACTACAGAAACACCACAAGCGAATGAAAATAAAAAGTATAATGCCATTATTAATGGATTTAACAAAAAAATAGAAATATTAAGAAAAAGAATCAAAAATAACAGCCTTGACAAAATTCCAACAAGTGTTCAAGAACATAAAGACAGAATAACCGCATATGAACAATTTATTTCGTGGATTGAAAAGAATCCCGACAAAAAGAAAGAACTAGATAAAGCTTGTACTGAAGCTTATAATTTACTAGAGAAAAGAAGAAAAAACAATGCACCTGAGAAAACTTTAGCTGAATATATAAGCGATGCCATTGACTGTAAAGAAAATCCTTCATGTAAGGATACAAAGAAATATGGAACTAAAAGCAACCAGATAAATCGCTTATTTGGATTAAATTCAGTTAGTATATTTAGCTCAAATAACAATAAAGAGATATTTGACAAATTTAAACAAATTAATATTTCACCCATAAAAGATGATTTTTGA
- a CDS encoding BBA14 family lipoprotein, with the protein MKIQKIILLSRLISLFLIISCTTIASLINEPTLPKTESLKEISTYEAKLADYIMYLQVFLTRTQKKVKDPNYPKFAYFNPTELKDKHTVENLKFNIKLFQDYITITKPIAQDVYRRYSKLKN; encoded by the coding sequence TTGAAAATTCAAAAAATAATTTTACTATCAAGATTAATTTCTCTTTTTCTTATAATTTCTTGTACTACTATCGCTTCATTAATAAACGAACCAACACTTCCAAAAACAGAATCTCTTAAAGAGATCAGTACTTATGAAGCTAAGTTGGCTGATTATATTATGTATTTGCAAGTATTCTTAACACGTACACAAAAAAAAGTTAAAGACCCCAATTATCCTAAGTTTGCTTATTTCAATCCAACAGAACTTAAAGACAAACATACTGTTGAAAATTTAAAGTTTAATATCAAGTTATTTCAAGATTATATCACCATCACTAAACCTATTGCTCAAGATGTATATAGAAGATATTCAAAATTGAAAAATTAA
- a CDS encoding DUF603 domain-containing protein, giving the protein MNKVKKSFDDYIVYFNERKLSDAQD; this is encoded by the coding sequence ATGAATAAAGTCAAGAAATCATTTGATGATTATATTGTGTATTTTAATGAAAGAAAGCTTAGTGATGCACAAGATTAG